A genomic region of Streptomyces sp. NBC_00247 contains the following coding sequences:
- a CDS encoding helix-turn-helix transcriptional regulator, translating to MRETVGRRSARQESSEVRPSENGGTCPDGFASAGDGRTPMDPDGPASSLVDDEMVAVYTLLLEGHHNSLPELQQELRWSEQAVSEVLTRLIGMRLVRLRETGHGYVANRPHAVAAQAVSSLKSRVHSLQSQAEQIRGNLDPLMPLYRAASGHRRPGELADVLPDRESRQAMLDEAAAACDTGLRIIHVHDDTDPEDGGRGPLREAALLERGVTVQVLYPHSLWYSRRRSAYAERLKAAGADVRTSRDVVSGVTIFDRRVAFIANGEGAEGDGGVSLLHDAGLVALLHEVFDFFWEGAALVHPGGGQGPEEQQAVEATKRSIVRLLIQGHRDETIARRLSISVRTCRRHIAEIMESTGSNSRFQAGYLMAGRQLLDGQD from the coding sequence ATGCGTGAAACTGTCGGGCGCCGCTCCGCGCGGCAGGAGTCGTCGGAGGTACGACCGTCGGAGAACGGCGGCACATGTCCCGACGGTTTCGCTTCCGCCGGCGACGGCCGGACCCCTATGGATCCGGACGGCCCGGCGTCGTCGCTCGTCGACGACGAGATGGTGGCCGTGTACACGCTGCTTCTTGAGGGCCACCACAACAGTCTCCCGGAGCTGCAGCAGGAGTTGCGCTGGAGTGAGCAGGCGGTCAGCGAGGTTCTGACGCGTCTCATCGGCATGCGTCTGGTCCGCCTGCGGGAGACCGGCCACGGATACGTCGCCAACCGGCCCCACGCCGTCGCGGCCCAGGCGGTCAGTTCGCTGAAGTCGCGCGTTCACTCCCTGCAGAGCCAGGCGGAGCAGATCCGCGGCAACCTGGACCCGCTCATGCCGCTCTACCGGGCCGCCAGTGGTCACCGGCGGCCCGGTGAACTGGCGGACGTCCTCCCTGACCGGGAGAGCAGGCAGGCCATGCTGGACGAGGCCGCCGCCGCGTGCGACACGGGTCTGCGCATCATCCACGTCCACGACGACACGGACCCGGAGGACGGTGGCCGCGGGCCGCTGCGGGAGGCGGCGCTCCTCGAACGGGGCGTCACCGTACAGGTGCTGTACCCGCACTCGCTCTGGTACAGCCGGAGACGCAGTGCGTACGCGGAGCGGCTCAAGGCCGCGGGCGCGGACGTCCGGACCTCGCGCGACGTGGTCAGCGGGGTCACCATCTTCGACCGTCGGGTGGCGTTCATCGCGAACGGCGAGGGGGCGGAGGGCGACGGAGGCGTCAGCCTGTTGCACGACGCCGGTCTGGTGGCACTTCTGCACGAGGTCTTCGACTTCTTCTGGGAGGGTGCCGCACTGGTCCACCCCGGTGGCGGCCAGGGACCCGAGGAACAGCAGGCGGTGGAGGCGACCAAACGAAGCATCGTCCGGCTCCTGATCCAGGGACACCGCGACGAGACCATCGCCCGCAGGCTCAGCATCTCCGTCCGCACCTGCCGTCGGCACATCGCGGAGATCATGGAGTCCACCGGGTCGAACAGCAGGTTCCAGGCCGGCTATCTCATGGCAGGCCGACAGCTTCTCGACGGCCAGGACTGA
- a CDS encoding VOC family protein — protein sequence MKIKLDHLRVDVRDMEVAEKFYREALGFETVVRFELPDGVIQQMGPGGVPPGVELTMKEGLEPKPSATEHICFQVDDVIAWTERVREAGYTVDREPFKIGDEGLSFVRDPDGHLIEFNDFNGR from the coding sequence ATGAAGATAAAACTGGACCATCTGCGCGTCGACGTGCGCGACATGGAGGTTGCCGAAAAGTTTTACCGCGAGGCTCTCGGCTTCGAGACCGTCGTGCGTTTCGAATTGCCTGACGGGGTGATTCAGCAGATGGGCCCGGGAGGCGTTCCGCCGGGGGTGGAACTCACCATGAAGGAGGGCCTGGAGCCCAAGCCGAGTGCCACCGAGCACATCTGCTTCCAGGTCGACGACGTGATCGCCTGGACGGAGCGGGTCCGGGAGGCCGGCTACACGGTCGACCGGGAACCCTTCAAGATCGGCGATGAAGGTCTGTCGTTCGTCCGGGACCCCGACGGGCACCTCATCGAGTTCAACGACTTCAACGGGCGTTAA
- a CDS encoding ABC transporter ATP-binding protein has translation MAIPAQGAWGRLRSLVAPSHEWKEVVSDVSLDVQYGEFVALLGPNGAGKSTTIKMLTGILTPTSGELLVTGRAPTEDRRRNARMIGVVFGQRTQLWWDLPALDSLRLLRDVFGVSEADFDKRIAEFDRVLELSAFWHTPVRHLSLGQRVRCDLAAAMLHDPRVVFLDEPTIGMDVVVKEQVREFLRHQVESRGRTVVLTTHDMGEVEKLTERVILVNQGAIAFDGTIRELKANHMPSQVIKAVLENAPAEPTVLGATVTEWDGRAASLRLDADATAQSVIRQLIETYTVTDISVHGGDLEELMRSVYRSQARSRSRV, from the coding sequence GTGGCCATCCCCGCTCAGGGCGCATGGGGGCGGCTGCGCTCGCTGGTAGCGCCTTCCCACGAGTGGAAGGAAGTCGTCAGCGACGTCTCGCTCGATGTCCAGTACGGCGAATTCGTCGCTCTCCTCGGACCGAACGGTGCGGGGAAATCGACCACCATCAAAATGCTGACCGGAATTCTGACGCCGACCTCGGGCGAACTGCTCGTCACCGGCCGTGCGCCCACCGAAGACCGTCGGCGCAACGCCAGGATGATCGGCGTGGTATTCGGTCAGCGCACCCAGCTCTGGTGGGATCTGCCGGCCCTGGACTCACTCCGCCTCCTGCGTGATGTGTTCGGGGTTTCCGAGGCAGATTTCGACAAGCGAATCGCCGAGTTCGACCGGGTGCTGGAACTCTCGGCCTTCTGGCACACCCCGGTCCGCCACCTGTCCCTGGGACAACGGGTCCGTTGCGATCTGGCCGCGGCCATGCTCCACGATCCCCGCGTCGTCTTCCTGGACGAGCCCACCATCGGAATGGACGTCGTGGTCAAGGAACAGGTCCGCGAGTTCCTCCGCCACCAGGTGGAGAGCCGCGGGCGTACCGTCGTGCTCACCACGCACGACATGGGCGAGGTGGAGAAGCTGACCGAGCGCGTGATCCTGGTGAACCAGGGGGCCATCGCCTTCGACGGCACCATCCGCGAACTCAAGGCGAACCACATGCCCTCCCAGGTGATCAAGGCGGTCCTCGAGAACGCGCCGGCCGAGCCGACGGTCCTCGGTGCCACCGTGACCGAGTGGGACGGGCGGGCCGCCAGCCTCCGCCTGGACGCGGACGCCACCGCGCAGAGCGTGATCCGTCAGCTGATCGAGACCTACACGGTGACGGACATCTCGGTCCACGGCGGGGATCTGGAAGAGCTCATGCGGTCGGTGTACCGGAGCCAGGCCCGGAGTCGTTCGCGTGTCTGA
- a CDS encoding ABC transporter permease, translating into MSDNLLMRPASWRVSGLIPATELSYPGRIVGRCVMIGIQISLYYWLWKALYTAGGSESAQTVTYSALAVLLSRVRWTARSYSRESIPARIREGTIAYWFVRPLEARQYYLIRGVGEIALGGSIALLGFLVCLAVGIVRPPDSAAAGVLSLIGIAVGQIILYYLGLLLDLVCFWMVTNDSMKHIYAFAQDLLSGALLPLWLFPSWLNGLASVLPFKAAIYSPLSLYVGREPVASSGYLFAVQFFWCAVLAVCARVLWRRASFRIMVQGG; encoded by the coding sequence GTGTCTGACAATCTCCTCATGAGGCCTGCCTCATGGCGCGTCAGCGGCCTCATTCCCGCCACGGAGCTTTCGTACCCGGGCCGCATCGTCGGTCGATGCGTCATGATCGGCATTCAGATCAGTCTGTACTACTGGCTGTGGAAGGCGCTGTACACGGCCGGCGGATCAGAAAGCGCGCAGACGGTGACCTACTCCGCGCTCGCCGTACTGCTGAGCCGAGTACGCTGGACCGCCCGTTCGTATTCCCGTGAGTCGATTCCTGCCCGAATCCGCGAAGGCACCATCGCCTACTGGTTCGTCCGCCCCCTCGAAGCGCGTCAGTATTACCTGATCCGCGGAGTCGGCGAGATCGCCCTCGGCGGATCCATCGCGCTCCTGGGTTTTCTCGTCTGTCTCGCCGTAGGCATCGTCCGCCCTCCCGACAGTGCTGCCGCCGGCGTATTGTCCCTGATCGGCATAGCTGTGGGACAGATCATTCTCTACTACCTGGGCCTCCTCCTCGACCTGGTCTGTTTCTGGATGGTCACGAATGACAGCATGAAACACATCTACGCCTTTGCGCAGGACCTCCTGTCCGGAGCCCTGCTCCCCCTGTGGCTGTTTCCTTCCTGGCTGAACGGACTCGCGTCGGTGCTCCCGTTCAAGGCAGCGATCTACTCGCCGCTCTCCCTCTACGTAGGACGCGAACCGGTCGCATCGAGCGGCTATCTGTTCGCCGTCCAGTTCTTCTGGTGCGCGGTTCTCGCCGTATGCGCGAGGGTTCTCTGGCGCCGCGCCTCGTTCCGCATCATGGTCCAGGGCGGGTGA
- a CDS encoding ABC transporter permease, whose translation MDCPTLVRFVVRSTVLNIRARMQYRGEFLLEIFNGILWQTSILVFATVILARFPGMAGWSSGEILMMASMRMLSHAIFALVFSNVVKVPFMVLDGKFDGYLTRPLPVYLQVLTSSFGVHALGDLLVAGGLLAWALGHVTITWTLLHVVYLAVAVVSGALLEGALHTAIACLGIRRPGSDGFSVWVDELMSTFGSYPLSIFPVPVKAALTFGLPLAFVAFLPLSVVLGQIPSDGILHWGAVLSPLLGIALFSLTQVLWKASLNQYSSPGG comes from the coding sequence ATGGACTGTCCCACCCTCGTCCGCTTCGTCGTCCGCTCCACCGTGCTGAACATCCGGGCTCGTATGCAGTACCGGGGAGAATTTCTGCTGGAGATCTTCAACGGCATCCTCTGGCAGACGTCCATCCTCGTTTTCGCCACGGTCATCCTGGCCAGATTTCCCGGTATGGCCGGGTGGTCGAGCGGCGAGATCCTGATGATGGCGAGCATGCGCATGCTGAGTCACGCGATCTTCGCCCTCGTCTTCTCCAACGTGGTGAAGGTCCCGTTCATGGTGCTGGACGGGAAGTTCGACGGCTACCTGACGCGGCCGCTGCCCGTCTACCTCCAGGTGCTCACCAGCTCCTTCGGCGTCCACGCGCTCGGTGACCTGCTGGTCGCCGGCGGCCTCCTGGCCTGGGCACTGGGCCACGTCACGATCACGTGGACCCTGCTGCACGTGGTGTACCTGGCCGTCGCCGTCGTCTCGGGCGCGCTCCTCGAAGGCGCGCTGCACACGGCGATCGCGTGCCTGGGCATTCGCCGACCCGGCTCCGACGGATTCTCCGTCTGGGTGGACGAACTCATGTCGACCTTCGGAAGCTATCCGCTCAGCATTTTTCCCGTGCCCGTCAAGGCCGCCCTCACATTCGGGCTTCCGCTCGCCTTCGTCGCCTTCCTTCCCCTGTCGGTCGTCCTGGGACAGATTCCCTCGGACGGAATCCTGCACTGGGGCGCCGTTCTCTCGCCGCTGCTGGGGATCGCGCTCTTCTCCCTGACGCAGGTGCTGTGGAAAGCGAGCCTCAACCAGTACAGCAGCCCTGGAGGATGA
- a CDS encoding methyltransferase encodes MNTTLKRWHVGSPSDEVIPDGVVAFGSAEAAEAAVRVPRVVGFHQAMAEPLPRAEEVHIGLPTYRGKSFQPVLAWLAATRLAAPGARVVWQVDKQQGPDSVRRLLESLGWRIEQVKRGRQRLLSGIAPAEAELPEPRHFTARVAGAELTFAADYGVFSPGEVDAGTALLLEAALRCDPVESVADIGTGYGPLAIGLLRGGIARRALVTDVDCVALWLARHNARLNGTEIEARWTPDPGTVEATPLTVCNVPTHIDAEATRLLMDRLLERAKTGRLLAVVHASLESRYVAHFRRAGMDPSRFPGPAHVVLGAGA; translated from the coding sequence GTGAACACCACTCTGAAGCGTTGGCATGTCGGCAGCCCCTCCGATGAGGTAATCCCGGACGGCGTCGTGGCATTCGGTTCGGCCGAGGCGGCCGAGGCGGCCGTGCGGGTGCCGCGGGTCGTCGGCTTCCACCAGGCGATGGCCGAGCCCCTCCCTCGTGCCGAGGAGGTCCACATCGGCCTGCCGACCTACCGGGGCAAGAGTTTCCAGCCGGTGCTGGCCTGGCTGGCGGCCACCCGGCTCGCGGCTCCCGGCGCCCGCGTCGTCTGGCAGGTGGACAAGCAGCAGGGGCCGGATTCGGTGCGCCGGCTGCTCGAGTCCCTGGGCTGGCGCATCGAGCAGGTCAAGCGGGGCAGGCAGCGGCTGCTGAGCGGGATCGCGCCCGCCGAGGCCGAGCTGCCCGAGCCCCGGCACTTCACCGCACGCGTGGCCGGCGCCGAGTTGACCTTCGCCGCCGACTACGGCGTCTTCTCGCCGGGAGAGGTCGACGCCGGCACGGCCCTGCTCCTCGAGGCGGCCCTGCGCTGCGACCCGGTGGAGAGCGTCGCCGACATCGGCACCGGTTACGGCCCGTTGGCGATCGGCCTGCTGCGGGGCGGGATCGCGCGCCGTGCGCTGGTCACCGACGTGGACTGTGTCGCCCTGTGGCTGGCACGGCACAACGCGCGGCTCAACGGCACGGAGATCGAGGCGAGGTGGACTCCCGACCCGGGCACCGTGGAGGCCACGCCGCTCACCGTGTGCAACGTCCCCACCCACATCGACGCGGAGGCGACCCGGCTCCTCATGGACCGCCTGCTGGAGCGCGCGAAGACGGGGCGGCTCCTGGCGGTGGTGCACGCCAGTCTCGAATCGCGGTACGTGGCGCACTTCCGCCGCGCGGGCATGGACCCGTCCCGGTTCCCCGGGCCGGCTCACGTCGTGCTCGGCGCGGGAGCCTGA
- a CDS encoding GMC oxidoreductase, with amino-acid sequence MIIVGAGLAGLALARRLADSRAGRVLVIESGPDAGRDHYRWVNDPQQAHTMWLDPTADPHFWQPYQATDSAYRGIAGLRRRLGGRSLYWGGVAVPIEPWALDDGSWPRSVVDDLTVSWRGGQSLYHEATEELRQWTGTAALSDGRAVDLGGHRFDEAPRAVRTSPDGQRWQAYSPLGDWPESVEVVSDCHAVAVATDQDRITGLLVEENGVRRVIAAPKIVLAAGTVENSRLVLQALHRADSSGPVELTGLVDKLAQGFVVAFDPAAAPKSMAALAESGGLFLSRADADLRSSLFLGARMNEHGLMVVDCYCMGEQTRSATGRVWCEPGADLPWPTFVAGGLSEADTRMTLDQQRELQRLYEELCGEAGVSGTRLHFDEPFGSEDLAERLVIGDTLRVPGVPATYSFPIGSEQHEAGTLPLGGAVVDEHARVRSVDGLYVTGPATFPRTGAANPALTILALSARLAGELADSGSVSR; translated from the coding sequence GTGATCATCGTCGGGGCAGGGCTCGCGGGACTCGCGCTGGCCCGTCGGCTGGCGGACTCCCGTGCGGGCCGGGTCCTCGTGATCGAGTCGGGCCCCGACGCGGGACGGGACCACTACCGCTGGGTGAACGACCCTCAGCAGGCCCACACCATGTGGCTGGACCCGACGGCGGACCCCCATTTCTGGCAGCCGTACCAGGCCACGGACTCCGCGTACCGCGGGATCGCCGGCCTGCGTCGCCGGCTCGGCGGGCGCTCGCTCTACTGGGGCGGGGTGGCGGTGCCGATCGAGCCCTGGGCGCTGGACGACGGATCGTGGCCGCGCTCGGTGGTCGACGACCTGACCGTGTCGTGGCGCGGCGGACAGTCCCTGTACCACGAGGCCACCGAAGAACTGAGGCAGTGGACGGGTACCGCCGCGCTGTCCGACGGCCGGGCCGTCGACCTGGGCGGCCACCGGTTCGACGAGGCGCCCCGGGCGGTGCGCACCTCACCGGACGGACAGCGCTGGCAGGCGTACTCCCCGCTGGGCGACTGGCCCGAGTCCGTCGAGGTCGTCTCCGACTGCCACGCCGTCGCCGTCGCGACCGACCAGGACCGGATCACCGGGCTGCTCGTGGAAGAGAACGGTGTCCGGCGGGTGATCGCCGCGCCGAAGATCGTGCTCGCGGCGGGAACCGTCGAGAACAGCCGGCTGGTCCTCCAGGCCCTGCACCGCGCGGACTCCTCGGGCCCCGTGGAACTGACGGGCCTGGTCGACAAACTCGCCCAGGGGTTCGTGGTGGCCTTCGACCCCGCCGCCGCCCCGAAGTCGATGGCGGCACTCGCCGAGTCCGGCGGGCTCTTCCTGTCCCGGGCGGACGCGGATCTGCGGTCGAGCCTGTTCCTCGGCGCGCGCATGAACGAGCACGGCCTCATGGTCGTCGACTGCTACTGCATGGGCGAGCAGACGCGGAGCGCGACCGGCCGGGTGTGGTGCGAGCCCGGGGCGGACCTGCCCTGGCCCACGTTCGTAGCCGGCGGCCTGAGCGAGGCGGACACGCGGATGACGCTCGATCAGCAGCGCGAGCTGCAGCGCCTCTACGAGGAGCTGTGCGGCGAGGCGGGTGTCAGCGGCACACGACTCCACTTCGACGAACCGTTCGGTTCCGAGGACCTGGCCGAACGGCTCGTCATCGGAGACACGCTCCGTGTTCCGGGGGTCCCGGCGACCTACTCCTTCCCCATAGGGTCGGAGCAGCACGAGGCCGGGACGCTTCCGCTCGGCGGCGCGGTGGTGGACGAGCACGCGCGCGTGCGGTCGGTGGACGGGCTCTATGTGACGGGCCCGGCGACCTTCCCCCGTACCGGTGCGGCGAATCCGGCGCTGACCATCCTCGCCCTTTCCGCCCGGCTGGCCGGCGAGCTCGCGGACTCAGGGTCCGTTTCAAGGTAG
- a CDS encoding ABC transporter ATP-binding protein encodes MPRVNDDAAIVARNVSKVYSVVQPAKGFGARVRSFFAPERQLRTAVDDVSLTVERGELLAFLGTNGAGKSTMIKMMTGIIRPTAGELRVAGRVPHADRERNARSIGVVFGQRTQLWWDLPARESLEILRDIYDVPADDHRARMREFDDVLELSRFWDSPVRQLSLGQRVRCDLAAALLHDPQIVFLDEPTIGMDVVVKEQVREFLLREVSERERTVVLTTHDMTEVAHLTQRVALIDHGRIMFDGGIKELGEAYGSTALVHVTFTESVGEIVVADAHTVTHDGRRATLKLAPDTTRREVIRALIERYPVADFSVEEQSLEDLMRTVYREASQQHLRLEDNPV; translated from the coding sequence ATGCCACGTGTCAATGACGACGCCGCGATTGTGGCCCGCAACGTGTCCAAGGTGTACTCCGTGGTCCAGCCCGCGAAGGGGTTCGGGGCACGTGTCCGTTCCTTCTTCGCACCGGAGCGGCAGCTTCGCACCGCGGTCGACGACGTCTCCCTCACCGTGGAACGAGGTGAGCTGCTGGCCTTCCTCGGGACCAACGGTGCCGGGAAGTCCACCATGATCAAGATGATGACCGGAATCATCCGCCCGACCGCCGGGGAACTCCGGGTCGCCGGCCGGGTGCCGCACGCGGACCGTGAGCGGAACGCCCGCAGCATCGGCGTCGTCTTCGGCCAGCGGACCCAGTTGTGGTGGGACCTGCCGGCCCGGGAGTCCCTCGAAATCCTCCGGGACATCTACGACGTGCCGGCCGACGATCACCGCGCACGCATGCGGGAGTTCGACGACGTCCTCGAACTCTCGCGCTTCTGGGACTCCCCCGTGCGTCAGCTCTCGCTCGGCCAGCGCGTGCGCTGCGACCTCGCCGCCGCGCTCCTCCACGATCCGCAGATCGTGTTCCTCGACGAACCGACGATCGGCATGGACGTGGTCGTGAAGGAGCAGGTACGCGAGTTCCTGCTGCGCGAGGTCTCCGAGCGGGAACGCACGGTGGTGCTGACCACCCATGACATGACCGAAGTCGCGCACCTCACGCAGCGGGTGGCACTGATCGACCACGGTCGCATCATGTTCGACGGCGGGATCAAGGAACTCGGCGAGGCCTACGGCAGCACGGCGCTGGTGCACGTGACGTTCACGGAATCCGTCGGCGAGATCGTGGTCGCCGACGCGCACACCGTCACCCACGACGGACGGCGCGCGACCCTCAAGCTCGCACCGGACACCACGCGGAGAGAGGTCATCCGCGCGCTGATCGAGCGGTACCCGGTCGCGGACTTCTCCGTCGAGGAGCAGAGTCTGGAGGATCTGATGCGGACGGTGTACCGGGAAGCCTCGCAGCAACACCTGAGGCTGGAGGACAACCCCGTATGA
- a CDS encoding ABC transporter permease gives MTNAIRTAPRPRRPAAWKAVRLIPLTELSRSGRILGGMVMTSVQVLLFYWLWNAAYAARDTVADMDVANVVTYSTVAILFSRVRWNARAYSDDNVSHLVRSGSILYWFVRPLPAHRFHRLRATGEMVMGGSFALAGLVIATLAGLASPPSSAAVAAVFLTSALLGQVIAYYLATLVDLLCFWLTANNSVTLMYNFVHDLMSGVFVPVFFFPGWLATLSSVLPFQAIISTPLSFYIGRTDLSSAPHQLSVQLAWCVCLGLLVRVIWWFASRRLEIQGG, from the coding sequence ATGACGAACGCGATCCGCACGGCCCCGCGGCCCCGGCGCCCCGCCGCGTGGAAGGCCGTCCGGCTGATTCCGCTGACCGAACTCTCCCGGTCGGGCCGGATCCTCGGCGGCATGGTCATGACGTCGGTCCAGGTCCTCCTCTTCTACTGGCTCTGGAACGCCGCCTATGCCGCCCGGGACACCGTGGCGGACATGGACGTCGCGAACGTGGTGACCTACTCGACGGTCGCCATTCTCTTCAGCCGGGTCCGCTGGAACGCGAGGGCGTACAGCGACGACAACGTCTCCCACCTCGTACGCAGCGGCTCCATCCTCTACTGGTTCGTCAGGCCGCTGCCTGCACACCGGTTCCACCGGCTCCGGGCCACGGGAGAGATGGTCATGGGCGGCTCCTTCGCCCTGGCGGGACTCGTGATCGCGACGCTGGCGGGGCTGGCTTCGCCGCCTTCCTCCGCGGCGGTGGCCGCGGTCTTCCTCACCAGCGCCCTCCTGGGCCAGGTGATCGCGTACTACCTGGCGACCCTCGTCGACCTGCTCTGCTTCTGGCTCACCGCCAACAACAGCGTCACGCTGATGTACAACTTCGTCCACGACCTGATGTCGGGTGTCTTCGTCCCCGTCTTCTTCTTTCCCGGGTGGCTCGCCACCCTGTCGTCCGTCCTGCCCTTCCAGGCCATCATCTCCACACCGCTGTCCTTCTACATCGGCCGCACCGATCTGAGCAGCGCCCCCCACCAGCTCTCCGTCCAGTTGGCGTGGTGCGTCTGCCTGGGACTGCTCGTCCGCGTGATCTGGTGGTTCGCCTCCCGGCGGCTAGAGATCCAAGGAGGCTGA
- a CDS encoding ABC transporter permease, with protein sequence MAVTEFRASPVRRFRRYLRIYGRITALNLRARLQYRGEFALEVCNGIAWQASVVIFTSVLITQFPGLGGWSAGGLLLIVSMRMFCHSFFVLFFFNVMRVPFLVHDGKIDGFLVRPFPVYSQVLLSSCCINAFGDMTVAVALFVAATKRLSLAWTPGAILFLVAALLGGVLLEAAVQTALACVSLRFPGSDTLSSWVGDLMATFGNYPLTIFPGALRLTFTFVLPVAFVAYLPAAVLVGDVHDSGISAPLTLLSPLVGLLAFFAAKSLWKRSLRMYRSPGG encoded by the coding sequence ATGGCCGTCACCGAGTTCCGCGCCTCGCCCGTGCGGCGTTTCCGGCGCTATCTGCGCATCTACGGCCGCATCACCGCCCTGAACCTCCGGGCGCGGTTGCAGTACCGCGGTGAGTTCGCCCTCGAAGTGTGCAACGGGATCGCCTGGCAGGCGTCAGTGGTGATCTTCACCTCCGTGCTGATCACCCAATTCCCCGGCCTGGGCGGCTGGTCGGCCGGCGGACTCCTGCTCATCGTGAGCATGCGGATGTTCTGCCACTCCTTCTTCGTCCTGTTCTTCTTCAACGTGATGAGGGTCCCGTTCCTGGTGCACGACGGGAAGATCGACGGCTTTCTCGTGCGCCCGTTCCCGGTGTACAGCCAGGTCTTGCTGAGTTCGTGCTGCATCAACGCCTTCGGCGACATGACGGTGGCCGTCGCGTTGTTCGTGGCCGCCACGAAGAGGCTCTCCCTCGCATGGACACCCGGGGCGATTCTGTTCCTCGTGGCCGCCCTGCTCGGTGGAGTGCTGCTCGAAGCGGCCGTCCAGACGGCCCTGGCCTGCGTCTCGCTCCGTTTTCCCGGTTCGGACACGCTCAGCAGCTGGGTGGGCGACCTGATGGCGACGTTCGGGAACTACCCCCTCACCATCTTTCCCGGCGCACTCCGGCTGACGTTCACCTTCGTCCTCCCCGTGGCCTTCGTCGCGTATCTTCCGGCCGCTGTACTGGTCGGCGACGTGCACGATTCCGGCATCAGCGCACCGCTCACTCTGCTGTCCCCGCTCGTGGGGCTTCTCGCCTTCTTCGCCGCGAAATCGCTCTGGAAGCGGAGCCTGCGCATGTACCGCAGTCCGGGCGGCTGA